A single region of the Bacillus cereus genome encodes:
- a CDS encoding ABC transporter ATP-binding protein, protein MAEKKRSDLRRLLSYMRPYKGLLALAFLFLVGATVTEMMGPFLIKQFLDEHLVPGNFEQSALVTLFVVYIIAHLLKVLFTYLDLLYFQNIAFKIVQDMRVEVYEHVQKLSLSFFDRTPIGTLVSRITNDTEAIKDFYVSVLSTFVKNVVFLVGILVAMFLLDVKLALFSLILIPIMFAIMVLYQRKSAAFYLEVRNQLSILNAKLNESIQGMNIVQVFRQEKRMRKEFEEVNNKHFNAGRRTLKLDALLLRPATDLVHIVAIALVLGLFGIDALKSPVEVGVLYAFVNYIHRFFQPVNEMMMKLSFFQQALVSSSRVFHLMDDKDLAPVQIGSEQPRVANGEIQFKDVTFSYDGKRDVLKNVSFHVKPGQTVAFVGHTGSGKSTIMNLLMRFYNIKSGNIVIDGVDLEKFEEQEIRKKIGLVLQDAFLFAGNVKQNIRMYNEEITDEEIEEAAKFVQANTFIEKLPEQYDTEVVERGAAFSSGQRQLIAFARTIATNPKVLVLDEATANIDTETEEAIQTALQQMRKGRTTIAIAHRLSTIQDADQIFVMHEGEIVESGAHQELLSKQGLYYNMYLLQNKGSLQKAL, encoded by the coding sequence ATGGCTGAGAAAAAACGGAGTGATTTAAGAAGGTTGCTTTCTTATATGAGGCCTTATAAAGGGTTATTAGCGTTAGCATTTTTATTTCTAGTTGGTGCAACTGTAACTGAAATGATGGGTCCTTTTTTAATTAAACAATTTCTTGATGAACACTTAGTGCCAGGTAACTTTGAACAATCAGCACTTGTAACCCTATTTGTAGTGTATATTATTGCTCATTTATTAAAAGTATTATTTACTTATTTAGACTTATTGTACTTTCAAAATATCGCTTTTAAGATTGTCCAAGATATGCGAGTTGAAGTGTATGAACATGTTCAAAAATTGTCATTAAGCTTCTTTGATCGTACGCCGATTGGTACGCTCGTATCCCGCATAACGAATGATACAGAAGCGATTAAGGATTTTTATGTTAGTGTACTATCAACATTCGTGAAAAATGTAGTCTTTTTAGTAGGGATTTTAGTAGCGATGTTTTTATTAGATGTAAAATTAGCGCTATTTTCGCTCATATTAATTCCGATAATGTTTGCAATTATGGTGTTGTATCAACGGAAAAGTGCAGCTTTTTATTTAGAGGTACGTAATCAGCTGAGTATATTAAATGCAAAGTTAAATGAGTCCATTCAAGGTATGAATATTGTTCAGGTGTTCCGACAAGAAAAGCGGATGAGAAAAGAATTTGAAGAAGTGAACAATAAACATTTTAATGCTGGACGTCGTACATTGAAATTAGATGCATTACTTTTACGTCCAGCAACAGATCTTGTTCATATTGTAGCAATTGCGTTAGTACTTGGTTTATTCGGAATCGATGCTTTAAAGAGTCCTGTTGAAGTAGGGGTTTTATATGCTTTCGTTAACTATATTCATCGTTTCTTCCAGCCGGTAAATGAGATGATGATGAAACTATCTTTCTTCCAGCAAGCGCTTGTTTCATCATCGCGTGTATTTCATTTAATGGATGATAAAGATTTAGCTCCTGTTCAAATTGGGAGTGAACAGCCACGAGTAGCTAATGGGGAAATTCAGTTTAAAGATGTTACTTTTTCATATGATGGAAAGCGTGACGTTTTAAAAAATGTATCTTTTCATGTAAAGCCAGGGCAAACGGTTGCTTTTGTAGGGCATACTGGTAGCGGAAAGAGTACGATTATGAATTTATTAATGAGATTTTACAATATTAAATCAGGAAATATTGTAATAGACGGAGTAGATTTAGAAAAGTTTGAAGAACAAGAAATTCGAAAGAAAATTGGTCTTGTGCTGCAAGATGCATTTTTATTTGCTGGAAATGTAAAGCAAAACATTCGTATGTATAATGAAGAGATTACGGATGAAGAGATAGAGGAAGCGGCAAAGTTTGTGCAAGCGAATACGTTTATTGAAAAATTACCAGAGCAGTATGATACAGAAGTTGTCGAAAGAGGAGCTGCATTTTCTAGTGGTCAAAGGCAATTAATTGCTTTTGCTAGAACGATAGCAACCAATCCGAAAGTATTAGTGTTAGATGAAGCGACGGCAAATATTGATACAGAAACAGAGGAGGCTATCCAAACGGCATTGCAGCAAATGCGAAAAGGCAGAACAACGATAGCGATTGCGCACAGATTGTCTACAATCCAAGATGCGGATCAAATATTTGTTATGCATGAAGGGGAAATTGTAGAAAGCGGAGCACATCAAGAGTTACTTAGTAAACAAGGACTTTATTACAATATGTACTTACTGCAAAATAAAGGTAGTTTGCAAAAGGCCTTGTAA
- a CDS encoding ABC transporter transmembrane domain-containing protein, giving the protein MKVFFNLAWFFKQEKRAYIIGIIMLFGVALLELVAPRVLGIVVDEINNGTLTSEKLLNWVILLVVVGITMYILRYLWRIMIFGSSLKLARQLRKNLYEHFTKMSPSFYQSRRTGDLMAHATNDIQAIQQTAGSGVLTLVDSLAVGGCVLVAMGFTISWKLTLLSLIPMPIVAISTNYYGTLLHRRFHKAQQSFSEINDKVQESMSGMKVIRSLGQEKEDLQAFRKKSEDVVHKNMLVARIDSLFDPTISLIVGFSFLIAICYGSLLVVRGELTVGELVTFTTYLGTLVWPMLAFGWLFNIMERGRASYDRVEKILSQTSDVVNRDNAINTIASGDVSFAVDSFSYKKNELLNLKDIYFNLRKGETLGIVGRTGAGKTTLLKCLIREYDHFNGELKVGERDIRDLTLHGVRSAISYVPQDHFLFSASIGENIAFGKADATYKEISRAADIACIHNDIFQFPEGYDTLVGERGVSLSGGQKQRISIARALLTNAEILILDDCLSAVDAKTEETILTALKRERAEKTTIITAHRLSAIQHANLILVIDEGRVMQRGTHEQLMKENGWYKEMYESQQLEALVEKGGV; this is encoded by the coding sequence ATGAAAGTGTTTTTTAATTTAGCTTGGTTTTTTAAGCAAGAAAAACGAGCGTACATAATCGGAATTATTATGTTATTTGGTGTCGCGCTTCTTGAACTTGTAGCGCCAAGAGTACTAGGGATTGTAGTAGATGAAATTAATAATGGAACATTAACGTCTGAAAAATTGTTGAACTGGGTTATTCTATTAGTAGTTGTAGGAATTACGATGTATATATTACGTTACTTATGGCGTATTATGATTTTTGGATCTTCTTTAAAGCTAGCGCGTCAACTGCGAAAGAATTTATATGAACATTTTACTAAGATGAGCCCATCCTTTTATCAATCACGTCGCACAGGCGATTTGATGGCACATGCGACAAATGATATTCAGGCGATTCAGCAAACTGCGGGGTCAGGTGTTTTAACACTCGTTGATTCCTTAGCTGTTGGAGGATGTGTACTCGTAGCGATGGGATTTACAATTAGTTGGAAGTTAACGTTATTAAGTTTAATTCCGATGCCAATTGTAGCTATTTCTACAAATTATTATGGAACTTTATTGCATAGAAGATTTCATAAGGCACAGCAATCGTTTTCTGAAATCAATGATAAAGTACAAGAAAGTATGAGTGGGATGAAGGTAATTCGCTCACTTGGACAAGAGAAAGAGGATTTACAAGCGTTTCGGAAAAAATCTGAAGATGTCGTACACAAAAATATGCTAGTTGCACGTATTGACTCGTTATTCGATCCAACGATTTCTTTAATTGTCGGATTTTCATTTTTGATCGCAATTTGTTACGGATCATTATTAGTCGTACGGGGTGAATTAACTGTAGGTGAATTGGTAACATTTACAACGTACTTAGGGACACTTGTATGGCCAATGTTAGCCTTTGGATGGCTATTTAATATTATGGAGCGTGGACGTGCTTCGTATGATCGTGTGGAGAAAATACTTTCACAAACTTCAGATGTAGTGAATAGGGACAATGCTATAAATACTATAGCAAGTGGTGATGTTTCGTTCGCTGTTGATTCGTTTTCTTATAAAAAGAATGAACTATTAAACTTAAAAGATATTTACTTTAATTTAAGAAAGGGTGAAACGTTAGGAATTGTAGGACGTACCGGTGCAGGGAAGACGACGTTGTTAAAATGTTTAATTCGAGAGTATGATCATTTTAATGGTGAATTAAAAGTTGGGGAGCGGGATATTCGAGACTTAACACTTCACGGTGTGCGTTCTGCAATTTCATATGTACCGCAAGATCACTTTTTATTTTCAGCGAGTATTGGGGAGAACATTGCTTTTGGAAAGGCCGATGCTACATATAAAGAAATTAGCCGAGCTGCTGATATTGCTTGTATCCATAATGATATATTTCAATTTCCAGAAGGGTATGACACTCTAGTAGGTGAGAGGGGCGTTTCACTATCAGGAGGTCAAAAACAGCGAATCTCTATTGCGCGTGCATTATTAACAAATGCTGAAATTTTAATATTAGATGATTGTTTATCAGCCGTAGATGCAAAAACAGAAGAAACTATTTTAACTGCATTGAAACGAGAAAGAGCAGAGAAAACGACGATTATTACTGCCCATCGTTTAAGTGCTATTCAGCATGCAAATCTTATTCTTGTTATTGATGAAGGTAGGGTTATGCAGCGAGGGACACATGAGCAATTAATGAAAGAAAATGGTTGGTATAAAGAAATGTACGAAAGCCAGCAGTTAGAGGCATTAGTAGAGAAAGGAGGCGTATGA
- a CDS encoding YneF family protein produces the protein MPIWLGILVGVVALVAGVALGFFIARKYMMNYLEKNPPINEQMLKMMMMQMGQKPSQKKINQMMSAMSKQQTK, from the coding sequence ATGCCAATTTGGTTAGGTATTCTAGTGGGCGTAGTAGCACTAGTAGCAGGCGTGGCGTTAGGATTTTTCATTGCCCGCAAATACATGATGAACTACTTAGAAAAAAATCCACCAATTAATGAACAAATGTTAAAAATGATGATGATGCAAATGGGACAAAAACCTTCCCAAAAGAAAATCAATCAAATGATGAGCGCGATGAGCAAGCAACAAACGAAATAA
- the sirA gene encoding sporulation inhibitor of replication protein SirA, producing MKTYELYLIQEDIAKAYFGREYLFFDLFARFSESGSLSEKKVLYKQMMYITMPLQVMKIHHKLEQALRVLGKYDRTHRTHTLFTGAEYGEIMVKPHYIRMNTSGNVSMETTFFEVLRKCELTFLAMDYENTKYGWLNPLKQVRTYV from the coding sequence ATGAAAACGTATGAATTGTATTTAATTCAAGAGGATATTGCGAAAGCTTATTTTGGTCGTGAATATTTGTTTTTTGATTTATTTGCTCGATTTTCAGAATCTGGGTCCCTTTCAGAGAAAAAAGTACTATATAAACAAATGATGTATATAACGATGCCATTACAAGTAATGAAAATTCATCATAAATTAGAGCAAGCTTTGCGCGTTCTTGGTAAATATGATAGAACACATCGTACACATACACTTTTTACGGGAGCGGAATATGGCGAAATAATGGTGAAACCACACTATATTCGCATGAATACCTCTGGAAATGTCTCTATGGAAACGACTTTCTTTGAGGTGTTAAGAAAGTGTGAATTAACATTTTTAGCTATGGATTATGAAAATACAAAGTATGGATGGCTGAATCCTTTAAAACAAGTACGAACATATGTGTAA
- the tkt gene encoding transketolase, with protein sequence MSHSIEQLSINTIRTLSIDAIEKANSGHPGMPMGAAPMAYTLWTQFMKHNPNNPTWFNRDRFVLSAGHGSMLLYSLLHLSGYDVTMDDLKNFRQWGSKTPGHPEYGHTAGVDATTGPLGQGIATAVGMAMAERHLAAKYNRDAYNVVDHHTYAICGDGDLMEGVSAEASSLAAHLQLGRLVVLYDSNDISLDGDLNRSFSESVEDRYKAYGWQVIRVEDGNDIEAIAKAIEEAKADEKRPTLIEVRTTIGFGSPNKSGKSASHGSPLGVDETKLTKEAYAWTAEQDFHVAEEVYDNFRKTVQDVGETAQAAWNTMLGEYAQAYPELANELQAAMNGLLPEGWEQSLPTYELGSKAATRNSSGAVINAIAESVPSFFGGSADLAGSNKTYMNNEKDFTRADYSGKNIWYGVREFAMGAAMNGIALHGGLKTYGGTFFVFSDYLRPAIRLAALMQLPVTYVFTHDSIAVGEDGPTHEPIEQLAALRAMPNVSVIRPADGNESVAAWRIALESTKTPTALVLTRQDLPTLEGAKDDTYEKVAKGAYVVSASKKETADVILIATGSEVSLAIEAQKALAADGVDAAVVSMPSMDRFEAQTAEYKESVLPKAVTKRFAIEMGATIGWHRYVGLDGDVLGIDTFGASAPGEKIMEEYGFTVENVVRKVKEML encoded by the coding sequence ATGTCACATTCAATCGAACAACTTTCTATCAACACGATTCGCACATTATCCATTGATGCGATTGAAAAAGCAAACTCTGGTCACCCAGGAATGCCAATGGGTGCAGCACCAATGGCTTATACATTATGGACTCAATTTATGAAACACAATCCAAATAACCCAACGTGGTTTAACCGCGATCGTTTCGTATTATCTGCAGGTCATGGTTCAATGTTATTATACAGCCTACTTCACCTATCTGGTTATGATGTAACAATGGATGACTTAAAGAACTTCCGTCAATGGGGAAGCAAAACTCCAGGACATCCTGAGTACGGTCATACAGCAGGTGTAGACGCAACTACTGGTCCACTTGGACAAGGTATTGCAACTGCTGTAGGTATGGCAATGGCTGAAAGACATTTAGCGGCTAAATATAACCGTGATGCGTATAATGTAGTAGATCATCATACATACGCTATTTGTGGTGATGGAGATTTAATGGAAGGCGTTTCTGCTGAAGCATCTTCATTAGCTGCTCATTTACAATTAGGTCGTCTTGTTGTGCTTTACGATTCAAACGATATTTCATTAGATGGCGATTTAAATCGTTCATTCTCTGAAAGTGTAGAAGATCGTTACAAAGCATACGGATGGCAAGTAATCCGTGTTGAGGATGGAAACGATATTGAAGCAATCGCGAAAGCAATTGAAGAAGCGAAAGCTGACGAAAAACGCCCAACGCTAATTGAAGTAAGAACGACAATTGGTTTCGGTTCTCCAAACAAATCAGGAAAATCAGCTTCACACGGTTCTCCGCTTGGTGTAGACGAAACAAAATTAACGAAAGAAGCATACGCTTGGACTGCTGAACAAGACTTCCATGTAGCAGAAGAAGTATATGACAACTTCCGTAAAACAGTACAAGATGTTGGTGAAACAGCGCAAGCGGCTTGGAACACGATGCTAGGTGAATATGCACAAGCATATCCAGAATTAGCAAACGAACTGCAAGCAGCAATGAACGGTCTTCTTCCAGAAGGTTGGGAACAAAGCTTACCAACTTATGAATTAGGATCAAAAGCAGCAACACGTAATTCTTCAGGTGCTGTAATTAATGCAATTGCAGAGTCTGTACCATCATTCTTCGGTGGATCTGCTGACCTTGCCGGTTCTAACAAAACATACATGAATAACGAAAAAGACTTTACAAGAGCTGATTACAGCGGAAAAAACATTTGGTACGGTGTGCGTGAGTTCGCAATGGGTGCAGCAATGAACGGTATCGCACTTCATGGCGGTTTAAAAACTTACGGTGGTACGTTCTTCGTATTCTCTGACTACTTACGTCCAGCAATTCGTCTTGCAGCATTAATGCAATTGCCTGTAACGTATGTATTTACACATGACAGTATTGCTGTTGGTGAAGATGGTCCAACACATGAACCAATCGAACAATTAGCAGCACTTCGTGCAATGCCAAACGTTTCTGTTATTCGTCCAGCAGACGGTAACGAATCAGTTGCAGCTTGGAGAATAGCTCTAGAATCAACAAAAACACCAACTGCATTAGTGTTAACTCGTCAAGACCTTCCAACATTAGAAGGTGCAAAAGACGACACTTATGAAAAAGTAGCAAAAGGTGCATATGTAGTTTCTGCAAGCAAAAAAGAAACTGCTGATGTAATCTTAATTGCAACTGGATCTGAAGTAAGCTTAGCAATTGAAGCGCAAAAAGCTCTAGCAGCAGACGGCGTTGATGCAGCTGTTGTTAGCATGCCATCTATGGATCGCTTTGAAGCTCAAACTGCTGAGTACAAAGAATCTGTACTACCAAAAGCAGTAACAAAACGTTTCGCGATTGAAATGGGTGCTACAATCGGATGGCACCGTTACGTAGGTCTTGATGGAGATGTACTAGGTATCGATACATTCGGTGCTTCTGCTCCTGGTGAGAAGATTATGGAAGAGTATGGATTTACTGTAGAGAACGTTGTTCGTAAAGTAAAAGAAATGCTTTAA
- the phnE gene encoding phosphonate ABC transporter, permease protein PhnE, translated as MSKTTIIISKPKKLSVNRWIIFIALTVVYVWAFSGVPLEGIKNTAGEITKAIMTGVLNPDWSYVSLPDGEDLLHGLIDTLAIAILGTFISAFLSVPFAFWAATNMSSGKLTSGTGKFVLSFVRTFPELVMALLFIKAVGPGSFAGVLALGLHSIGMLGKLYSEGIENIDKGPTEALIATGANRFQILWYAVLPQVLPDFLSYTLYRFEINVRSAAILGVIGAGGIGTPLIFALSSRNWSRVGIILLGIILMVIIIDFISSSIRKRII; from the coding sequence ATGAGTAAAACGACGATAATCATATCAAAACCGAAGAAACTGAGTGTAAATCGCTGGATTATTTTTATAGCACTTACAGTTGTATATGTATGGGCCTTTTCAGGAGTCCCACTCGAGGGAATAAAGAATACTGCGGGAGAAATTACAAAAGCAATTATGACAGGCGTATTAAACCCAGATTGGTCGTATGTATCTTTGCCAGATGGTGAAGATTTATTACATGGTTTAATTGATACGTTGGCAATTGCGATATTAGGTACATTTATTTCTGCTTTTTTATCTGTTCCATTTGCTTTTTGGGCGGCAACGAATATGAGTAGTGGAAAATTAACTTCAGGAACTGGGAAATTTGTACTTAGTTTTGTTCGTACATTTCCAGAATTAGTTATGGCTCTTTTATTTATAAAAGCTGTTGGTCCAGGCTCTTTTGCCGGAGTTCTAGCTTTAGGGTTACACTCTATCGGAATGTTAGGGAAACTATATTCGGAAGGAATTGAAAATATAGATAAGGGGCCGACGGAAGCGTTAATAGCAACGGGTGCAAATCGGTTTCAAATACTTTGGTATGCGGTATTACCACAAGTGTTACCGGATTTTCTATCGTATACGTTATACAGGTTCGAAATTAATGTACGATCCGCTGCGATTTTAGGTGTTATTGGAGCAGGGGGTATTGGTACGCCGTTAATTTTTGCACTTAGTTCACGTAATTGGTCTCGTGTGGGAATTATTTTATTAGGTATTATTTTAATGGTAATTATAATTGATTTTATTTCAAGTTCTATTCGTAAGCGAATTATTTAA